The Schizosaccharomyces pombe strain 972h- genome assembly, chromosome: I genome contains a region encoding:
- the sec73 gene encoding guanyl-nucleotide exchange factor Sec73, whose product MTFRIPSSQESSNKSEKDTTVNSPNASSFSSFFKKSSQTYLSKRSEKLNEHNSKLKSSGSFTSNSQTDLSNSPSSKKKNIFYPIARAKHSFYFNHNWSSDLQQANSPVASYSSQSVSNDSNFPKDVTSPISTDLSGSNPSLKSPSSINSAKLRASRSFFRFPKWSRKSWNPDVNSTTSSPSEVGSLDKAGGPLNQQNENLSAESDNTILQNGTRKSSVKMSDLGKRIASLPVVKRPPIQFSISSDYIKPVDKSDQTSNVPSPSSSVGSLRLYRSPSIPNDVEQPQPQSSRSRPRSSTIPTQRTLERLRENRSSIFSFRTLRRDDDECVAQTIENSALFSDIKPNPTKFLSSVPELTADDTAESYLSKLRETVPYSRMIPVLAEKDHVTLNKALHLCMSGMEFENRPLDFCLRLFLLKSHLPKETQQIDRVINAFSKRYFECNPGMFSSQDQCYILVFSLMMLHTDVFNSNNKHKMTKQEFINLCDIDELAPEIMEYYYDNITFTPFVNLDDELLLIEKEKNEKYNFTSRKRLGLSPYTFTLENQLNISRPEISLSYDGKFISPGIKDIASLLNVRKLISSPAIIQLVSKRSHPMAFSNHFIGLPDNADPGLVDFSISMLGILPRCEKKRRSVGHNSYKEHLVLLTASRILFFRNLVWAKDLMAQKKAYERRYKNFTTTSSSFDTLQGIDTEAMEYEFPKIPPLVFTPPLEEFSPDTSYSLVNAFAYCDRDKKNVRNCSFTVIFRDGSEETLCAPTEESMIEWVAKINYISTLRTAGLRMPVSDSYHPKRDFSCYPKYMEEELAAIEAQMKQDMEIARARTIKTRIDQLETSITEFNKKLMVLQRNAKNLSTCAPLQPKTRVVILQALKKVDAKAQSLYLEIRKMESQLQVLRFESDLDKCISLESSNDIDDRPSSTSPSTLKNPSINSINRQTHDVEKESSDRDVPHLLDPDNNFNLKGNPENPSSTFFTPEILSPKVYSDNVKDEPVEDIFGFEDTSESSPGKPSQLRLQIEAFDDELADTASLGSVTTCLDQWQTFSDDTDSGFALNLYSSEDFRTDPYKEHDEFSMNSLSKWHSATSDN is encoded by the coding sequence ATGACCTTCAGAATTCCTTCCAGCCAGGAGTCTTCAAATAAATCCGAAAAGGATACCACTGTAAATTCTCCTAACGCTTCTAGTTTCTcctctttctttaaaaagtctAGTCAGACATATCTGTCCAAACGTTCAGAAAAACTAAATGAGCATAACAGTAAACTAAAGTCAAGCGGATCTTTCACAAGTAATTCACAGACCGACTTGAGTAATTCGCCCTCTtctaagaaaaaaaatattttttatccGATCGCAAGAGCCAAGCACTCGTTTTACTTCAACCACAACTGGTCTTCGGATTTGCAGCAAGCAAATTCTCCTGTTGCATCGTATTCAAGTCAAAGCGTTTCAAACGATTCcaattttccaaaagatGTCACGTCTCCTATTTCGACAGACCTAAGCGGTTCCAATCCTTCTTTGAAATCACCATCTAGTATCAACTCGGCGAAACTTCGTGCTTCTCGATCATTTTTTCGATTTCCGAAGTGGTCTAGGAAGTCCTGGAATCCCGATGTTAACTCAACTACTAGTTCTCCTTCTGAAGTTGGTTCTCTCGATAAAGCTGGTGGCCCTCTAAACCAGCAAAATGAGAATTTGTCAGCGGAATCTGATAATACGATTTTACAGAATGGTACTCGGAAAAGTAGTGTCAAAATGTCCGACCTGGGGAAACGCATTGCTTCTTTACCTGTAGTAAAAAGACCTCCTATCCAGTTTTCCATATCTTCTGATTACATTAAGCCAGTTGATAAAAGCGATCAGACTTCTAACGTTCCATCACCTTCTTCTTCTGTGGGTTCCCTCCGGTTGTATCGTTCGCCTTCTATTCCTAATGATGTTGAACAACCACAGCCACAAAGCTCTCGGTCACGGCCTCGTAGTTCTACGATTCCTACCCAAAGGACTTTAGAAAGATTGAGAGAAAACCGTTCTAGTATTTTTAGTTTTCGAACTTTGCGCCGGGATGATGACGAATGCGTAGCTCAGACTATTGAAAATTCGGCTTTATTTTCTGATATTAAGCCTAATCCGACCaagtttctttcttctgttCCGGAGCTCACAGCAGATGATACTGCGGAGAGTTATCTCTCAAAGCTTAGAGAGACAGTTCCTTATAGTCGTATGATCCCTGTTCTAGCAGAAAAGGATCATGTAACATTGAACAAAGCTCTGCACCTTTGTATGTCGGGAATGGAGTTTGAAAATCGGCCGTTGGATTTTTGCTTGCGgttatttttacttaaatCTCACCTTCCTAAGGAAACTCAACAGATTGATCGTGTCATCAATGCATTCTCTAAGCGCTATTTTGAATGTAACCCTGGGATGTTCAGTTCCCAAGATCAGTGTTACATTCTGGTGTTTTCTTTGATGATGCTCCACACTGAcgtttttaattcaaataataaGCATAAAATGACGAAGCAGGAATTCATAAATCTCTGTGACATAGATGAATTAGCTCCGGAGATAATGGAGTATTATTATGACAATATTACCTTTACTCCTTTTGTCAACCTGGATGATGAGTTGCTTCTCATtgagaaggaaaagaaCGAAAAGTACAATTTCACATCTCGTAAAAGGTTAGGGCTTTCTCCTTACACATTTACGttagaaaatcaattgaatatttcACGGCCTGAAATATCTCTCTCTTATGATGGAAAATTCATATCTCCAGGTATCAAAGATATTGCGTCTTTGCTGAACGTTAGAAAGTTGATTTCCAGCCCTGCGATAATTCAGCTTGTTTCTAAAAGATCTCATCCAATGGCATTCTCCAATCATTTTATTGGATTACCAGACAATGCTGACCCGGGACTAGTTGATTTTAGTATCAGTATGCTGGGCATTTTACCACGGTGTGAAAAGAAGCGAAGAAGTGTGGGGCACAATTCATACAAAGAGCATTTGGTTTTGTTGACCGCTTCTagaatacttttttttcgtaattTGGTATGGGCTAAAGATCTCATGGCTCAAAAGAAAGCTTATGAAAGGcgttacaaaaattttacaactACCTCGAGCAGTTTTGACACGTTGCAAGGTATAGATACAGAGGCTATGGAATAtgaatttccaaaaattccTCCGCTTGTATTTACTCCACCTCTAGAAGAGTTTTCCCCCGATACCAGTTATTCGCTTGTTAATGCGTTTGCCTATTGTGACAGAGATAAGAAGAATGTACGCAATTGTTCTTTTACCGTCATATTTCGGGATGGATCTGAAGAGACTCTTTGTGCTCCAACAGAAGAAAGCATGATAGAATGGGTAGCTAAAATTAACTACATCTCAACACTTCGTACAGCTGGTCTGCGAATGCCTGTAAGTGATTCTTACCATCCTAAAAGAGACTTTTCTTGCTATCCAAAGTATATGGAGGAAGAATTAGCAGCAATTGAAGCTCAAATGAAACAGGATATGGAAATTGCACGTGCCCGGACAATTAAGACACGTATTGACCAACTTGAAACATCTATTACTGAGTTCAATAAGAAACTCATGGTATTACAAAGAAATGCCAAAAATTTATCGACATGTGCACCCCTACAGCCGAAAACAAGAGTAGTTATTTTACAAGCCCTTAAAAAGGTCGATGCTAAAGCGCAATCATTATATTTGGAAATCAGAAAAATGGAGTCACAATTGCAAGTATTGCGGTTTGAATCTGATTTAGATAAATGCATTTCTCTTGAAAGTTCTAATGACATCGACGACAGACCTTCTTCGACAAGCCCAAGCACCCTAAAAAATCCGAGCATCAACTCAATCAATCGTCAAACACATgatgttgaaaaagaatcatCAGATAGAGATGTACCGCATCTTTTGGATCCTGATAATAATTTCAACTTGAAAGGCAACCCCGAAAACCCCTCATCGACATTTTTTACTCCTGAAATACTTTCACCAAAGGTTTACTCGGACAATGTTAAAGATGAGCCTGTCGAAGatatttttggttttgaagATACAAGCGAAAGCTCGCCCGGTAAACCCAGCCAATTGAGGCTTCAAATTGAAGCCtttgatgatgaattaGCTGACACAGCTAGCTTAGGTTCCGTGACTACATGTTTAGATCAATGGCAAACATTTTCGGACGATACAGATAGCGGGTTTGCTTTGAACCTGTACTCATCAGAAGATTTTCGCACGGATCCATATAAGGAACATGATGAGTTTAGTATGAATAGCCTATCGAAATGGCATTCTGCTACTTCTGATAATTAG
- the ini1 gene encoding RING finger-like protein Ini1 gives MSKHHPDLVLCRRQPGITVGKLCERCDEKCPICDSHVRPTTLVRICDECAFGSSQDRCIICGAPGVSDCYYCSECTRMEYDRDGCPRVINLGSSRTDWFYERKKFKNAGKEMPGATY, from the exons ATGTCAAAGC ATCATCCTGATTTAGTATTATGCAGAAGACAACCAGGAATTACTGTTGGAAAGT TATGTGAACGATGTGACGAAAAATGCCCTATTTGTGATTCTCATGTAAGGCCGACAACGTTGGTGAGAATATGTGATGAATGCGCGTTTGGTAGCTCACAAGACCGATGCATTATTTGTGGAGCTCCAGGTGTTTCTGATTGTTATTATTGTTCGGAATGCACACGTATGGAATATGATCGTGATGGTTGCCCTCGTGTTATAAATCTTGGTTCCAGTCGGACGGATTGGTTTTATGAACGGAAAAA GTTTAAAAATGCTGGAAAAGAAATGCCGGGTGCAACGTATTAA